A window from Bufo bufo chromosome 1, aBufBuf1.1, whole genome shotgun sequence encodes these proteins:
- the IDH2 gene encoding isocitrate dehydrogenase [NADP], mitochondrial — translation MAGYLRAVTSICKSSAAVLSKTPGALAPALTQQQRNYADKRIKVANPVVEMDGDEMTRIIWEFIKEKLILSNVDVELKYFDLGLPYREQTNDQVTIDSALATKKYSVAVKCATITPDEARVEEFKLKKMWKSPNGTIRNILGGTVFREPIICKNIPRLVPGWTQPITIGRHAHGDQYKATDFVVDKAGKFKMVFNPADGSAAKEWEVFDFPAGGIGMGMYNTDESISGFGHSCFQYAIQKKWPLYLSTKNTILKAYDGRFKDIFQEIFEKHYKPQFDKLKIWYEHRLIDDMVAQVLKSSGGFVWACKNYDGDVQSDILAQGFGSLGLMTSVLVCPDGKTIEAEAAHGTVTRHYREHQKGRPTSTNPIASIFAWTRGLEHRGKLDGNQDLIDFSLKLEKVCVETVESGVMTKDLAACIHGLSNVKLNEHYVNTTDFLDTIKNNLDKALGKK, via the exons ATGCAGACAAACGTATCAAGGTGGCTAACCCAGTGGTGGAGATGGATGGGGATGAGATGACCCGCATCATCTGGGAGTTCATCAAGGAAAAG ttgatCCTGTCTAATGTTGATGTTGAGCTAAAATACTTCGATCTTGGCCTTCCATATCGTGAGCAAACCAACGACCAGGTCACAATCGACTCTGCTCTGGCCACAAAGAAGTACAGTGTTGCTGTGAAGTGTGCCACAATCACTCCTGATGAGGCTCGAGTAGAAG AGTTCAAGCTGAAGAAGATGTGGAAGAGTCCGAATGGAACAATCAGGAACATTTTGGGTGGAACAGTCTTCCGTGAGCCAATTATTTGCAAGAACATTCCACGCCTGGTTCCTGGATGGACACAGCCCATCACAATTGGTAGACATGCACATGGTGATCAG TACAAGGCCACAGACTTTGTTGTTGATAAAGCTGGAAAATTTAAGATGGTGTTCAATCCAGCGGACGGCTCAGCGGCTAAGGAGTGGGAAGTGTTTGACTTTCCTGCAGGAGGTATTGGCATGGGAATGTACAACACAGATGAG TCCATCTCTGGCTTTGGGCACAGCTGCTTCCAGTATGCTATTCAGAAGAAATGGCCTCTGTACTTGAGCACAAAGAACACCATATTGAAGGCTTATGATGGCAGGTTCAAGGACATCTTCCAGGAGATCTTTGAGAA GCATTACAAACCACAGTTTGATAAACTGAAGATCTGGTATGAGCACAGGCTGATCGATGACATGGTAGCTCAGGTACTCAAGTCTTCTGGAGGCTTCGTCTGGGCTTGCAAGAATTATGATGGAGATGTCCAGTCTGATATCCTTGCTCAAG GATTTGGTTCCCTCGGATTAATGACATCTGTCCTGGTGTGCCCTGATGGAAAAACAATTGAGGCAGAAGCTGCTCATGGAACGGTTACACGTCATTACCGGGAACATCAGAAG GGTCGTCCCACAAGTACAAATCCCATTGCTAGCATCTTTGCATGGACCCGGGGTTTGGAACACAGAGGAAAGCTGGATGGAAACCAGGATCTGATAGA CTTTTCCTTGAAACTGGAGAAGGTTTGCGTTGAAACTGTGGAGAGTGGTGTGATGACAAAGGACCTGGCTGCCTGTATTCACGGCTTAAGCAA CGTCAAACTCAACGAGCATTACGTGAACACAACAGACTTCCTGGACACGATCAAGAATAACCTGGACAAAGCACTGGGAAAGAAATGA